One genomic window of Streptomyces sp. NBC_01276 includes the following:
- a CDS encoding response regulator, whose translation MNGTPSGELAVLVVDDDMRVARINEAYVAKVPGFRVAGRAHSAAEALEFLTTRPVDLVLLDHYLPDENGLDLVRRMRQLGHHTDVIMVTAARDLATVQAAMRLGALQYLVKPFTFTGLRARLEAYAALRRSLSGGGEAEQAEVDRIFGALAAAGTPNELPKGHSPTTAELVRQVLRTAEGPLSTQQVADRAGISRQTAQRYLKLLDRAGRVTLALRYGETGRPEHRYAWVPSAGP comes from the coding sequence GTGAACGGGACCCCGAGCGGTGAGCTGGCCGTACTGGTCGTCGACGACGACATGCGTGTCGCCCGGATCAACGAGGCGTACGTGGCCAAGGTTCCCGGGTTCCGCGTGGCCGGCCGGGCCCACTCGGCGGCCGAGGCGCTGGAGTTCCTCACCACCAGGCCCGTGGACCTGGTCCTCCTCGACCACTACCTGCCGGACGAGAACGGCCTCGACCTCGTGCGCCGCATGCGCCAGCTGGGCCACCACACCGACGTGATCATGGTCACGGCCGCCCGGGACCTGGCCACCGTCCAGGCGGCCATGCGGCTCGGTGCCCTCCAGTACCTGGTCAAGCCGTTCACCTTCACCGGACTGCGCGCCAGGCTGGAGGCCTACGCCGCCCTGCGCCGCTCCCTCTCCGGCGGTGGCGAGGCCGAGCAGGCCGAGGTGGACCGGATCTTCGGCGCCCTGGCCGCGGCGGGCACCCCGAACGAGCTCCCCAAGGGCCACTCCCCCACCACCGCCGAGCTGGTGCGCCAGGTCCTGCGCACCGCCGAAGGCCCCCTGTCCACCCAGCAGGTCGCCGACCGCGCCGGCATCAGCCGGCAGACCGCCCAGCGCTACCTGAAGCTCCTGGACCGGGCCGGCCGCGTCACCCTGGCCCTGCGCTACGGCGAGACCGGCCGCCCGGAACACCGCTACGCGTGGGTCCCCTCGGCGGGCCCCTGA
- a CDS encoding cation acetate symporter, with protein MNSEHQTLALILFSVFIAVTLGITTWVSRSRHGSAEEFYAGGRLFSPMENGFAIAGDYMSAASFLGISGLIALFGYDGLLYSVGFLVAWLLVLFLVAELVRNCGRFTLADVVAARMSERPVRIAAGISSVVVSVLYLVAQMVGAGSLVGLLLGSSGAAARTLTVIGVGALMVVYVSFGGMRATTWIQIVKAVLLMGGAITLTVLVLLRFHGNFGQLLTSAADRSGYGARFLGPGLRYGGDWTARVDFMSLGLALVLGTAGLPHILSRFYTVPTARAARRSVVWAIGLIGGFYLMTIVLGFGAAALLGPDQVRASNASGNTAVPLLAAFLGGGAESTGGAVLFAFVAAIAFATILAVVAGITLASSASVAHDLYASLKRRHARQRSEVAVARVAAVGIGAVAIGLGLVAQDLNVAFLVGLAFAVAASANLPVLLYSLFWRGFTTRGAVWSVYGGLVPAVLLVVLSPVVSGSPESLFPGVDFQYFPLQNPGIVSIPLGFLAGWLGTVTSGEEPDERRHAETEVRSLTGAGAV; from the coding sequence GTGAACAGCGAGCACCAGACCCTCGCGCTGATCCTGTTCAGCGTCTTCATCGCCGTCACCCTCGGCATCACCACCTGGGTCAGCCGCAGCCGGCACGGTTCGGCCGAGGAGTTCTACGCGGGCGGGCGACTCTTCTCCCCCATGGAGAACGGTTTCGCCATCGCCGGCGACTACATGTCCGCCGCCTCCTTCCTCGGGATCTCCGGCCTGATCGCCCTGTTCGGGTACGACGGCCTGCTGTACTCCGTCGGCTTCCTCGTGGCCTGGCTCCTGGTCCTCTTCCTGGTCGCCGAGCTGGTACGCAACTGCGGCCGCTTCACCCTCGCGGACGTGGTCGCCGCCCGGATGAGCGAGCGGCCCGTACGGATCGCCGCCGGGATCTCCTCCGTCGTGGTCTCGGTGCTCTACCTGGTCGCGCAGATGGTCGGGGCGGGCAGCCTGGTGGGCCTGCTGCTCGGCAGCTCGGGCGCCGCGGCGCGGACGCTCACCGTGATCGGCGTGGGCGCCCTGATGGTGGTCTACGTCTCCTTCGGCGGGATGCGGGCCACCACCTGGATCCAGATCGTGAAGGCCGTCCTCCTGATGGGCGGGGCGATCACCCTGACCGTGCTGGTCCTGCTGCGCTTCCACGGGAACTTCGGCCAGCTGCTCACCAGCGCCGCCGATCGCAGCGGGTACGGCGCCCGCTTCCTGGGCCCCGGCCTCCGGTACGGGGGCGACTGGACCGCCCGCGTCGACTTCATGAGCCTCGGGCTCGCCCTGGTCCTGGGCACCGCGGGGCTGCCGCACATCCTGTCCCGCTTCTACACCGTGCCCACGGCGCGGGCGGCCCGCCGGTCCGTCGTCTGGGCGATCGGGCTGATCGGCGGCTTCTACCTGATGACCATCGTGCTGGGCTTCGGGGCCGCGGCGCTGCTCGGGCCGGATCAGGTGCGGGCCTCCAACGCCTCGGGGAACACGGCCGTACCGCTGCTGGCGGCCTTCCTCGGCGGGGGCGCGGAGTCCACCGGGGGCGCGGTGCTGTTCGCGTTCGTGGCCGCCATCGCCTTCGCGACCATCCTCGCCGTGGTCGCCGGGATCACCCTCGCCTCGTCCGCCTCCGTCGCGCACGACCTCTACGCCTCCCTCAAACGGCGGCACGCCCGGCAGCGCAGCGAGGTCGCCGTGGCGCGCGTCGCGGCCGTGGGGATCGGGGCGGTGGCGATCGGCCTCGGGCTGGTCGCCCAGGACCTGAACGTCGCCTTCCTGGTGGGGCTGGCCTTCGCGGTGGCGGCCTCGGCGAACCTGCCGGTGCTGCTGTACTCGCTGTTCTGGCGGGGGTTCACCACGCGGGGTGCGGTCTGGTCGGTGTACGGGGGGCTGGTCCCGGCGGTGCTGCTGGTCGTCCTGTCGCCCGTGGTCTCGGGGAGCCCCGAATCGCTCTTCCCCGGTGTCGACTTCCAGTACTTCCCGCTGCAGAACCCGGGGATCGTCTCCATCCCGCTCGGGTTCCTCGCGGGCTGGCTGGGGACGGTCACCTCGGGCGAGGAGCCGGACGAGCGCAGGCACGCGGAGACGGAGGTGCGCTCCCTGACGGGGGCCGGCGCGGTGTGA